In one window of Scyliorhinus canicula chromosome 17, sScyCan1.1, whole genome shotgun sequence DNA:
- the LOC119952334 gene encoding serine protease 23-like isoform X1, which yields MAAIFLSRNSMDPPLASAFSHRSSIYTMNQLQILAIVLYFAKLGATDPNTPWHRHKIPTFLPQETLKLDKPRFSAKATLELMTHCNAECLWKEAHPTLEDLKENLSYETVYTNGTRTLTVVDIPDFDPSTHVLKQHTPARSRRKRQIFGVDGRFDISGKTFLLNFPFSTTVRISTGCTGVLVSDRHVLTAAHCIHDGNDYVKGAKKLKVGFLKENPKAQLTKRSKIPPKLLTRWLRVKRTQVPKGWIRSQNELSMDYDYALLELKRPHDRPHMEITVMPTTDQVAGNRIHFSGFDSDRPGHLVYRFCPIINETPHLIYQHCDAQPGSSGSGVYAKLWLPEKQDWERKIVGIFSGHQWVDLNGMQRDYNVAVRITPLKYAQICYWIKGTYSDCRSD from the coding sequence GTCTTCAATCTACACAATGAACCAGTTACAGATCCTAGCCATTGTTCTGTATTTCGCCAAATTAGGGGCCACAGACCCCAATACACCCTGGCACAGACACAAGATACCAACTTTTCTTCCCCAAGAAACACTGAAGTTGGACAAACCCCGATTCTCTGCAAAAGCCACGCTTGAACTGATGACCCACTGCAATGCAGAGTGCCTATGGAAAGAAGCTCACCCTACCTTAGAAGATTTGAAGGAAAATCTCTCCTATGAAACAGTTTACACCAATGGCACTCGAACCCTCACTGTGGTAGACATCCCTGACTTTGACCCAAGTACCCACGTCTTGAAACAGCACACTCCCGCAAGGTCACGGCGTAAACGGCAGATTTTTGGCGTGGATGGCAGATTTGATATTAGTGGGAAAACGTTCTTGCTCAACTTCCCTTTTTCAACAACAGTGAGAATATCCACTGGATGCACAGGTGTCCTGGTGTCAGACAGACATGTGTTGACAGCAGCGCATTGCATTCATGATGGGAATGATTATGTCAAGGGGGCAAAAAAGTTAAAGGTTGGGTTTttaaaagagaatcccaaagccCAGTTGACAAAACGTTCCAAAATTCCACCAAAATTATTGACAAGGTGGTTGCGTGTCAAACGCACGCAAGTGCCAAAGGGTTGGATACGATCTCAGAATGAACTGAGCATGGACTATGACTATGCTCTGCTGGAACTCAAGAGGCCTCATGACAGGCCGCACATGGAGATCACGGTCATGCCAACTACAGATCAAGTAGCTGGCAACAGAATCCATTTTTCAGGATTTGACAGCGACAGGCCTGGACATCTGGTGTATCGATTTTGCCCAATAATCAACGAGACACCCCACCTAATCTACCAGCACTGTGATGCCCAGCCAGGCTCCAGTGGTTCTGGCGTGTATGCCAAATTGTGGTTGCCAGAAAAACAGGATTGGGAAAGGAAGATTGTTGGTATATTTTCAGGACACCAGTGGGTGGACCTCAATGGGATGCAGCGAGATTACAATGTGGCTGTTCGCATCACACCACTGAAATATGCACAGATCTGTTACTGGATCAAAGGCACTTACAGCGATTGCCGTTCTGATTAA
- the LOC119952334 gene encoding serine protease 23-like isoform X2 — MNQLQILAIVLYFAKLGATDPNTPWHRHKIPTFLPQETLKLDKPRFSAKATLELMTHCNAECLWKEAHPTLEDLKENLSYETVYTNGTRTLTVVDIPDFDPSTHVLKQHTPARSRRKRQIFGVDGRFDISGKTFLLNFPFSTTVRISTGCTGVLVSDRHVLTAAHCIHDGNDYVKGAKKLKVGFLKENPKAQLTKRSKIPPKLLTRWLRVKRTQVPKGWIRSQNELSMDYDYALLELKRPHDRPHMEITVMPTTDQVAGNRIHFSGFDSDRPGHLVYRFCPIINETPHLIYQHCDAQPGSSGSGVYAKLWLPEKQDWERKIVGIFSGHQWVDLNGMQRDYNVAVRITPLKYAQICYWIKGTYSDCRSD; from the coding sequence ATGAACCAGTTACAGATCCTAGCCATTGTTCTGTATTTCGCCAAATTAGGGGCCACAGACCCCAATACACCCTGGCACAGACACAAGATACCAACTTTTCTTCCCCAAGAAACACTGAAGTTGGACAAACCCCGATTCTCTGCAAAAGCCACGCTTGAACTGATGACCCACTGCAATGCAGAGTGCCTATGGAAAGAAGCTCACCCTACCTTAGAAGATTTGAAGGAAAATCTCTCCTATGAAACAGTTTACACCAATGGCACTCGAACCCTCACTGTGGTAGACATCCCTGACTTTGACCCAAGTACCCACGTCTTGAAACAGCACACTCCCGCAAGGTCACGGCGTAAACGGCAGATTTTTGGCGTGGATGGCAGATTTGATATTAGTGGGAAAACGTTCTTGCTCAACTTCCCTTTTTCAACAACAGTGAGAATATCCACTGGATGCACAGGTGTCCTGGTGTCAGACAGACATGTGTTGACAGCAGCGCATTGCATTCATGATGGGAATGATTATGTCAAGGGGGCAAAAAAGTTAAAGGTTGGGTTTttaaaagagaatcccaaagccCAGTTGACAAAACGTTCCAAAATTCCACCAAAATTATTGACAAGGTGGTTGCGTGTCAAACGCACGCAAGTGCCAAAGGGTTGGATACGATCTCAGAATGAACTGAGCATGGACTATGACTATGCTCTGCTGGAACTCAAGAGGCCTCATGACAGGCCGCACATGGAGATCACGGTCATGCCAACTACAGATCAAGTAGCTGGCAACAGAATCCATTTTTCAGGATTTGACAGCGACAGGCCTGGACATCTGGTGTATCGATTTTGCCCAATAATCAACGAGACACCCCACCTAATCTACCAGCACTGTGATGCCCAGCCAGGCTCCAGTGGTTCTGGCGTGTATGCCAAATTGTGGTTGCCAGAAAAACAGGATTGGGAAAGGAAGATTGTTGGTATATTTTCAGGACACCAGTGGGTGGACCTCAATGGGATGCAGCGAGATTACAATGTGGCTGTTCGCATCACACCACTGAAATATGCACAGATCTGTTACTGGATCAAAGGCACTTACAGCGATTGCCGTTCTGATTAA